The proteins below are encoded in one region of Pseudoduganella armeniaca:
- a CDS encoding T6SS effector phospholipase Tle3 domain-containing protein, translating to MTAPTFDNPAFSPDNFMVGAKSGVAFISAKHLDAIMQLPLPGIVIFVHGVNSDGEWYKQAEQGLCRGLNQRLKRGAEHLAYATPEAGHLTPVSYRNELTPDGYLDPGTNYKTFIANTPQFSPVIHFRWGYKASSKELQRYGKHIYLNEQNYWGGGPFANGCTSLPDLWGSGVDDTLFLFLHVQHLNPTNDRLVYASPPRPYFVLAALRLAKLIGSIRRKQADTPITIVCHSQGNMVAMAAAFLGEPLAPAKDPAGNTSTCVADTYVLCNPPYSLLTDNVAQAWTELGMKDPQGKGGRQTPEARYQTLAAFFDIIRRRQSTSQSAQYIDKFIKNELHKFDATSDRNRHGFGERKMTTGRVTLYFNPHDQVISTSTIQGIGWRGLSQQEISTTRAEGVFSQRVFSQGYMVGNRGMYHFWKDQHNKPTPRKKDFWWPPSPETRYSPTKGAAANDQVAGVVMTAAVAPLAVVGLGLFGPPINASPPDDWQTPIQAPPLPEPFHPRAIRFGIESQRFDQGYDAPGESRDKARPHPKGDPYAENRPLPGAPRDAKTPSQTDAPKGDTASEATLRYEHHALLRLMARREGRYAADAKVTEEDDPAKASADYKSWRKQRIDYVLAAAIDTNATDHSTIMTNPRHAEKALAYDVAVGVCHVSAKDLHTLRIAADWRYLDGLTQKNESKPFEEYFRWGKYNGLDLDEWSKKPGSEGAIPSAIANKRCFS from the coding sequence ATGACCGCCCCGACCTTCGACAACCCTGCGTTCAGCCCGGACAATTTCATGGTAGGGGCTAAATCCGGTGTCGCCTTCATCAGCGCAAAACACCTGGACGCCATCATGCAGCTGCCTTTGCCGGGGATCGTCATTTTTGTCCACGGCGTCAATTCGGACGGCGAATGGTACAAGCAGGCGGAACAAGGCTTGTGCCGGGGACTGAACCAGCGCCTGAAACGAGGTGCGGAACACCTCGCGTACGCAACGCCGGAAGCCGGCCATCTGACACCCGTCAGCTACCGCAACGAGCTGACACCGGACGGCTATCTCGACCCCGGTACCAACTACAAGACCTTTATCGCCAATACGCCCCAGTTCTCGCCGGTGATCCATTTCCGCTGGGGATACAAGGCCAGCAGCAAGGAACTGCAACGATACGGCAAGCACATCTACCTGAACGAGCAGAATTACTGGGGCGGCGGACCGTTCGCCAATGGCTGCACGTCGCTGCCCGACCTCTGGGGCAGCGGCGTCGACGACACGCTGTTCCTGTTCCTGCACGTACAACACCTGAACCCAACCAACGACCGGCTGGTCTATGCTAGTCCACCGCGTCCCTACTTCGTGTTGGCGGCACTGCGCCTGGCCAAGCTGATCGGATCGATTCGCAGGAAACAGGCGGACACGCCGATCACGATCGTCTGCCATAGCCAGGGCAATATGGTGGCGATGGCTGCCGCCTTCCTGGGTGAACCCCTGGCGCCGGCCAAGGACCCCGCCGGAAATACGAGCACTTGCGTGGCCGATACCTATGTTCTGTGCAATCCACCGTATAGCCTGTTGACCGACAACGTTGCCCAGGCATGGACGGAGCTGGGCATGAAGGATCCCCAAGGCAAGGGCGGCCGGCAAACGCCGGAAGCGCGCTACCAGACCCTGGCGGCATTCTTCGACATCATCCGCCGGCGCCAGTCCACCAGCCAGAGCGCGCAATATATCGACAAGTTCATCAAGAACGAGCTGCACAAGTTCGATGCCACCTCGGACCGGAACCGCCATGGCTTCGGCGAACGCAAGATGACGACAGGCCGCGTGACGCTGTACTTCAATCCGCACGATCAGGTTATTTCGACCAGCACCATCCAGGGCATCGGCTGGCGCGGCCTGAGCCAGCAGGAAATCTCCACGACCCGGGCAGAAGGAGTATTCAGCCAGCGCGTCTTTTCACAGGGTTATATGGTGGGGAACCGTGGCATGTATCACTTCTGGAAGGACCAGCACAACAAGCCGACGCCGCGCAAGAAGGATTTTTGGTGGCCACCGTCGCCGGAAACCCGATATTCGCCTACCAAGGGTGCCGCCGCGAACGATCAGGTGGCTGGCGTTGTGATGACAGCGGCCGTCGCGCCGCTTGCGGTCGTGGGACTGGGTTTGTTCGGTCCGCCGATCAATGCGTCACCGCCGGACGACTGGCAGACGCCGATCCAGGCCCCACCGCTGCCCGAGCCATTTCACCCACGGGCAATCCGCTTCGGCATTGAAAGCCAGCGTTTCGACCAAGGGTACGATGCCCCGGGCGAATCGCGCGACAAGGCGCGCCCGCACCCGAAAGGCGATCCGTATGCAGAAAATCGCCCGCTGCCGGGGGCGCCGCGCGATGCCAAGACCCCATCCCAGACGGATGCGCCGAAAGGCGACACGGCCAGCGAAGCCACGCTGCGCTACGAGCACCACGCGCTACTGCGGCTGATGGCCCGCCGGGAGGGCCGCTACGCCGCGGACGCCAAGGTGACCGAGGAAGACGACCCGGCAAAGGCGAGCGCCGATTATAAGAGCTGGCGCAAACAACGCATCGACTACGTCCTGGCCGCAGCCATCGATACCAATGCCACCGACCACTCGACGATCATGACCAATCCCCGGCATGCGGAGAAGGCGCTGGCTTATGACGTGGCGGTTGGCGTTTGTCATGTTTCGGCGAAAGATCTGCACACTTTGCGCATTGCCGCGGATTGGCGATATCTCGACGGGCTAACCCAAAAAAACGAGAGCAAGCCCTTCGAAGAGTATTTCCGATGGGGAAAGTACAACGGGCTGGATCTCGATGAATGGTCAAAAAAGCCCGGCAGTGAAGGTGCAATACCAAGCGCAATCGCGAATAAACGATGTTTCTCGTGA
- a CDS encoding response regulator yields MNELVNMERGALPAPPRVRVMVVDDHPLMREGIAAVLGLGQRHELVAEAADGREAVEQFVRHQPDVTLMDLQMPVMGGLDAIVAIRALAPQARIIVLTTYKGDVQVLRALKSGAMGYLLKSVLRTELGDAIDKVYAGQRHIPPEIAVELAAHIDADTLSARESEVLRFVAHGNSNKRVALALGIAEETVKAHMSTVLAKLGARDRTHAVTIAIRRGILEP; encoded by the coding sequence ATGAATGAACTGGTCAATATGGAACGCGGCGCTCTGCCCGCGCCGCCGCGCGTGCGCGTCATGGTCGTCGACGACCACCCGCTGATGCGCGAGGGGATCGCCGCCGTCCTGGGCCTGGGCCAGCGCCACGAGCTGGTGGCCGAGGCGGCGGACGGGCGCGAGGCCGTCGAGCAGTTCGTGCGACATCAGCCGGACGTGACGTTGATGGACCTGCAGATGCCCGTGATGGGCGGGCTGGACGCGATCGTCGCGATCCGCGCGCTGGCGCCGCAGGCCCGCATCATCGTGCTGACCACGTACAAGGGCGACGTGCAGGTACTGCGCGCGCTGAAGTCCGGCGCCATGGGCTACCTGTTGAAAAGCGTGCTGCGCACCGAGCTGGGCGACGCCATCGACAAGGTCTACGCCGGCCAGCGCCACATCCCGCCGGAGATCGCCGTGGAGCTGGCGGCGCATATCGACGCGGACACGCTGTCTGCGCGCGAATCGGAAGTGCTGCGCTTCGTCGCCCACGGCAATTCCAACAAGCGGGTGGCGCTGGCGCTCGGCATCGCCGAGGAGACGGTCAAGGCGCACATGAGTACCGTGCTGGCCAAGCTGGGGGCGCGCGATCGTACCCATGCGGTGACGATCGCGATCCGGCGCGGGATACTGGAGCCTTGA
- a CDS encoding type VI secretion system Vgr family protein: MLTGENRPIRLRLFDGSQVLDDVLLVKHVSGAETICGGIDYSLLCVALVAGMPLKRLMANPVELQFVTDRGGIRSVCGIVTAASEGGSDGGLATYQLRLRDALSMLDRDVHTRIFRNADEVAITETVLREWRQENPAVSLAFDFELRILKQYPAREFTMQYNESTGAFLRRLWKRRGIGWFYEPGAPTDFGSVNAPIHTLVLFDDAISLRPNAAGTVRFHRDAATERRDTVTGWHPVRHLTPGVVSRITTDYLCTAPMKSEDPAIHDQGKLGNQFSATLEEYFVDAPHVADSMQDYRALARLRMQRLEYESKYFEGEGSVRDLCVGQWNAIDGHPELDTHPEQEREFIVTALRVRAQNNLPHGTDARVARLFALNGWDQPDRSLDQASAERGVRYTNNFTCVRRGVPIVPSFDPRTDVPRAEPQSVFVVGPPGEEIHCDALGRVKVRFPGCREKDHPQGAGASDSERDSAWVRVASGWASAQYGAITLPRIGDEVICVFLGGDPDKPLIVGRVHDATKTPPSFSDVSRLPGDRYLSGIKSHEGRGQRYNQLRLDDTPGQISAQLESAHGHAQLNLGYLTHPRSNGAATPRGEGFELTTNDSGALRTAKSLLISAWKRLDASGNQLSSEEHVALMQDCLDLFKSLGQYAAEHQGLSLDPAGQSELKEDVAAAASSGKPTVSLTAPQGIAVTTPKTLVSYAGVNVDTVAQQHMQFTSGQRFNLNAGKGISLFSHMDGIAQIAHHGKFLMQSQHDDMQIDSAKDVKATAGKRFIVMAEEEVTLIVGGGAYLKLKGGNVELGGPGTLTVKTDGHHWNGPASASTEMPKFEAGDFSRIPRLLRPTDGKPVEGMKLHVERDGDTPLSGQSNGAGEGDTITSDQPQLLSAFFYTPRK, encoded by the coding sequence ATGCTGACCGGCGAAAACCGTCCGATTCGTTTGCGGCTGTTCGACGGATCGCAGGTATTGGACGACGTGCTGCTCGTGAAACACGTCAGCGGCGCGGAAACCATCTGCGGCGGTATCGATTACTCGCTGCTCTGCGTCGCGCTCGTCGCGGGAATGCCGTTGAAACGCCTCATGGCCAATCCGGTCGAACTGCAGTTCGTGACGGACCGCGGCGGCATCCGCTCGGTATGCGGTATCGTGACGGCGGCCTCCGAGGGAGGTAGCGACGGTGGGCTGGCGACGTATCAATTGCGCCTGCGTGACGCCCTGTCGATGCTTGACAGAGACGTGCACACCCGGATTTTCCGCAACGCTGACGAAGTCGCCATCACGGAAACGGTGTTGCGCGAATGGCGCCAGGAGAACCCGGCGGTAAGCCTGGCCTTCGATTTCGAACTTCGCATACTGAAACAGTATCCGGCCCGTGAATTCACAATGCAGTACAACGAATCCACCGGTGCGTTCCTGAGGCGGCTTTGGAAACGCCGGGGTATCGGCTGGTTTTACGAGCCGGGCGCGCCAACAGACTTCGGCAGTGTCAATGCACCGATCCATACGCTGGTACTGTTCGACGATGCGATATCCTTGCGGCCAAATGCCGCAGGTACGGTGCGATTCCATCGCGATGCCGCGACCGAACGGCGCGATACGGTGACCGGCTGGCACCCGGTCCGACATCTGACTCCCGGCGTCGTTTCCAGGATCACGACGGACTACCTGTGCACAGCACCGATGAAGAGCGAGGATCCGGCCATCCATGACCAGGGCAAGCTGGGCAACCAGTTCTCGGCCACGCTCGAAGAGTACTTCGTCGATGCACCACACGTGGCCGACTCTATGCAGGACTATCGCGCGCTGGCCAGGTTGCGCATGCAACGGCTTGAATACGAATCGAAGTATTTCGAGGGCGAAGGCAGCGTGCGCGACCTGTGCGTGGGCCAGTGGAATGCCATCGACGGCCACCCGGAACTCGACACGCACCCTGAACAGGAACGTGAATTCATCGTCACCGCGCTGCGTGTCCGCGCGCAGAACAACCTGCCCCATGGTACCGACGCACGCGTTGCGCGGCTGTTTGCCCTGAATGGTTGGGACCAGCCGGACAGGAGCCTGGACCAGGCCAGCGCCGAGCGCGGCGTGCGCTACACCAACAATTTCACCTGTGTGCGGCGCGGCGTGCCGATCGTGCCAAGCTTCGATCCGCGCACCGACGTGCCGCGGGCCGAGCCGCAAAGCGTGTTCGTTGTCGGCCCACCCGGCGAGGAAATCCATTGCGACGCGCTGGGCCGCGTGAAGGTGCGCTTCCCCGGCTGCCGCGAAAAAGATCACCCGCAGGGTGCCGGCGCGTCCGACAGCGAGCGGGACTCGGCCTGGGTGCGCGTGGCCAGCGGCTGGGCCAGCGCGCAGTACGGCGCGATCACCCTGCCCCGCATCGGCGACGAGGTGATCTGCGTCTTCCTGGGCGGCGATCCGGACAAGCCGCTGATCGTCGGCCGCGTGCACGACGCCACCAAGACGCCGCCGTCGTTCAGCGACGTCAGCCGCCTGCCGGGCGACCGCTACCTGTCCGGCATCAAGAGCCACGAAGGCCGTGGCCAGCGCTATAACCAGTTGCGCCTGGACGACACGCCCGGCCAGATCAGCGCCCAGCTGGAAAGCGCGCACGGCCACGCCCAGCTCAACCTGGGCTACCTGACGCACCCGCGCAGCAACGGCGCCGCCACGCCGCGCGGCGAAGGCTTCGAGCTGACCACCAACGACAGCGGCGCCCTGCGCACGGCCAAGTCGCTGCTGATCTCGGCCTGGAAGCGGCTGGACGCCAGCGGCAACCAGTTGAGCAGCGAAGAGCACGTCGCGCTGATGCAGGATTGCCTGGACCTGTTCAAGTCGCTGGGACAGTACGCGGCCGAGCACCAGGGCTTGTCACTGGACCCGGCCGGCCAGTCCGAACTGAAGGAAGACGTGGCCGCCGCCGCGTCGAGCGGCAAGCCGACCGTCAGCCTGACCGCGCCGCAAGGCATCGCCGTGACGACACCGAAGACGCTGGTCAGCTACGCCGGCGTCAACGTCGACACCGTCGCCCAGCAGCACATGCAGTTCACCAGCGGCCAGCGCTTCAACCTGAACGCCGGCAAGGGCATCTCGCTGTTCTCGCACATGGACGGCATCGCCCAGATCGCCCACCACGGCAAGTTCCTGATGCAAAGCCAGCACGACGACATGCAGATCGATTCGGCCAAGGACGTCAAGGCCACGGCCGGCAAGCGCTTCATCGTCATGGCCGAAGAGGAAGTGACCTTGATCGTGGGCGGCGGCGCCTACCTGAAGCTCAAGGGCGGCAACGTCGAGCTGGGCGGCCCGGGCACGCTGACGGTCAAGACGGACGGCCACCACTGGAACGGCCCGGCCAGCGCCAGCACCGAGATGCCGAAGTTCGAGGCGGGCGACTTCAGCCGGATTCCGCGGCTGCTGCGGCCCACCGATGGCAAGCCGGTCGAGGGCATGAAGCTGCACGTGGAGCGGGATGGCGACACTCCCCTTTCGGGCCAGAGCAATGGCGCCGGCGAAGGCGACACGATCACCAGCGACCAACCACAACTACTGAGCGCCTTCTTCTACACACCGCGAAAATGA
- a CDS encoding PAAR domain-containing protein, translating into MRGVIRLNDPTSHGGQVVSAAPHSKVLGVAVARKGDRCTCPLPGHGNCTIAEGDPKVLIDGVPVAFDGHRTSCGATLIRTAPGSGRG; encoded by the coding sequence ATGCGCGGCGTGATCCGGCTGAACGATCCGACCAGCCACGGCGGCCAGGTCGTCAGCGCCGCGCCACACAGCAAGGTGCTGGGCGTCGCCGTCGCCCGCAAAGGCGATCGGTGCACCTGCCCACTACCCGGTCATGGCAATTGCACGATTGCGGAGGGCGACCCGAAGGTGCTGATCGACGGCGTGCCGGTGGCGTTCGACGGCCACCGCACCAGTTGCGGGGCGACGCTGATCAGGACCGCTCCAGGCAGCGGCCGTGGATAG
- a CDS encoding group III truncated hemoglobin produces the protein MYPAATPESITRLVHEFYADVRRDPLLAAAFGPRIGADWEPHLARMVAFWSDVMLGVKGFQGNVYGKHMTLEGVTPQHFQRWLDLFDATARRLFEPPVADELLLVSKRIAASLQYGFFGKVEVPGPST, from the coding sequence ATGTACCCCGCCGCCACACCCGAATCGATCACCCGCCTCGTCCACGAGTTCTACGCCGACGTGCGGCGCGACCCGCTGCTGGCCGCCGCCTTCGGCCCGCGCATCGGCGCGGACTGGGAACCCCATCTCGCGCGCATGGTCGCGTTCTGGAGCGACGTGATGCTGGGTGTGAAGGGGTTCCAGGGCAATGTCTACGGCAAGCACATGACCCTCGAGGGCGTCACGCCGCAGCACTTCCAGCGTTGGCTGGACCTGTTCGACGCGACCGCGCGGCGCCTGTTCGAGCCGCCAGTGGCGGACGAGCTGCTGCTGGTGTCCAAGCGCATCGCGGCCAGCCTGCAGTACGGCTTTTTCGGCAAGGTCGAGGTGCCCGGCCCCTCGACCTGA
- a CDS encoding MATE family efflux transporter codes for MPATPSARPRLFTLAWPLLVELVLSVAIGVVGTTLAAHFSDIAGAAFAIANQISVTLFLLFRIVGSGVGVVITQSLGGGQRERANRVALASVGASTWIGAVTALVALVGTDGLLALLQTPADVLPLAAPFLMALAPAMLFDAWNASMAAVMRAHLRTRDTLLVLVAMHLSHLLLALPLMHGWGPLPALGLPGYALALALSRALGLALHLLLWRRHLHLAPRRSDWWHLPRRELAEVLHIGVPAAAENIAWRLSFMAAMAAAGTLGAHALATHAYVQQIGSMIIVFSLATAFAVEIMVGHMVGAGELGAAHRLVRTSLYRGLVISGTVSGIVALAGAPLLRLFTSDPAIVAEGALLLWLGVLVELGRTFNLVVINALRATGDVRFPVAAGAASMLLVLAGGSWLLAIHFGLGLKGLYIAFAADEWIRGLIMWRRWSVQAWVPHARAARRKLRR; via the coding sequence ATGCCCGCCACGCCTTCCGCCCGCCCCCGTCTGTTCACCCTGGCCTGGCCCCTGCTGGTCGAGCTGGTGCTGTCCGTCGCCATCGGCGTGGTCGGCACCACCCTGGCCGCGCACTTTTCCGATATCGCCGGTGCCGCGTTCGCGATCGCCAACCAGATCTCCGTCACGCTGTTCCTGCTGTTCCGCATCGTCGGTTCCGGTGTCGGTGTCGTCATCACGCAAAGCCTGGGCGGCGGCCAGCGCGAGCGTGCCAACCGGGTGGCGCTGGCGTCCGTCGGCGCCAGTACGTGGATCGGCGCCGTCACGGCGCTGGTGGCGCTGGTCGGCACGGACGGCCTGCTGGCACTGCTGCAAACGCCCGCCGACGTGCTGCCGCTGGCCGCGCCATTCCTGATGGCGCTGGCGCCGGCGATGCTGTTCGACGCCTGGAACGCGTCGATGGCGGCCGTCATGCGGGCCCACTTGCGCACCCGCGACACCTTATTGGTGCTGGTGGCGATGCACCTGTCGCACCTGCTGCTGGCGCTGCCGCTGATGCACGGCTGGGGGCCGCTGCCGGCGCTCGGACTGCCCGGCTACGCGCTGGCGCTGGCGCTGAGCCGCGCGCTGGGGCTGGCGCTGCACCTGCTGCTGTGGCGCCGCCACCTGCACCTGGCGCCGCGCCGGTCGGACTGGTGGCACCTGCCGCGCCGCGAACTGGCCGAGGTGCTGCACATCGGCGTGCCGGCGGCGGCCGAGAACATCGCCTGGCGCCTGTCGTTCATGGCCGCGATGGCGGCCGCCGGCACGCTGGGTGCCCATGCGCTGGCGACGCACGCCTACGTGCAGCAGATCGGCAGCATGATCATCGTGTTCAGCCTGGCCACCGCGTTCGCCGTCGAGATCATGGTCGGGCACATGGTGGGCGCGGGGGAGCTGGGTGCCGCGCACCGGCTGGTGCGCACGTCGCTGTACCGGGGCCTCGTCATCAGCGGCACCGTGTCCGGCATCGTGGCGCTGGCCGGGGCGCCGCTGCTGCGCCTGTTCACCAGCGATCCCGCCATCGTGGCGGAAGGCGCCTTGCTGCTGTGGCTCGGCGTGCTGGTGGAGCTGGGCCGCACGTTCAACCTGGTCGTCATCAATGCGTTGCGCGCCACCGGCGACGTGCGCTTTCCCGTCGCGGCGGGAGCCGCGTCGATGCTGCTGGTGCTGGCCGGCGGCAGCTGGCTGCTGGCGATCCATTTCGGCCTGGGACTGAAAGGGCTGTACATCGCGTTCGCGGCCGACGAATGGATCCGCGGCCTGATCATGTGGCGGCGCTGGTCGGTGCAAGCCTGGGTGCCGCACGCGCGCGCGGCCCGGCGCAAGCTGCGGCGCTGA
- a CDS encoding AMP nucleosidase → MSTRPFVQPERFDDPAAALAQVQAIYDGSIAHLRESLQRFVEGETPTQHVRACYPFVRVQSETFARADSRLAYGFVAGPGTFETTLTRPDLFARYYHEQFRLLLKNHAGQRMQLEVGLSAQPIPVHFSFAEHDHIEGSMSHERRQLMRDVFDLPNLAAMDDGIANGTFDPPPGEAQPLSLFTAPRVDYSLQRLRHYTGTSPEHFQKFVLFTNYQFYIDEFVRLGHAIMSREPSSDDDGYIAFVEPGNIVTRRAGQDEQPGDGMGAPLPRLPQMPGYHLIRADGAGISMVNIGVGPANAKTITDHIAVLRPHAWLMLGHCAGLRNTQQLGDYVLAHGYVREDHVLDEDLPLWVPIPALAEVQVAIEAAVAEVTQLTGHDLKRVLRTGTVASTDNRNWELLPQRTPERRFSQSRAVALDMESATIAANGFRFRVPYGTLLCVSDKPLHGEIKLPGMANQFYRDRVDQHLRIGIRAMEMLRALGTDRLHSRKLRSFAEVAFQ, encoded by the coding sequence GTGTCCACCCGCCCATTCGTCCAGCCCGAACGTTTCGACGACCCCGCTGCCGCGCTGGCCCAGGTCCAGGCCATCTATGACGGCAGCATCGCCCACCTGCGCGAGTCGCTGCAGCGCTTTGTCGAGGGCGAAACGCCCACCCAGCACGTGCGCGCCTGCTACCCGTTCGTGCGCGTGCAGAGCGAGACGTTCGCGCGCGCCGATTCGCGCCTGGCCTACGGCTTCGTCGCCGGTCCCGGCACCTTCGAGACGACCCTGACCCGGCCGGACCTGTTCGCGCGCTACTACCACGAGCAGTTCCGCCTGCTGCTGAAGAACCACGCCGGCCAGCGCATGCAGCTGGAAGTCGGCCTGTCGGCCCAGCCGATCCCCGTGCATTTCTCGTTCGCGGAGCACGACCATATCGAAGGCAGCATGAGCCACGAACGGCGCCAGCTGATGCGCGACGTGTTCGACCTGCCCAACCTGGCCGCGATGGACGACGGCATCGCCAACGGCACCTTCGATCCGCCGCCGGGCGAGGCCCAGCCGCTGTCGCTGTTTACCGCGCCGCGCGTCGATTACTCGCTGCAGCGCCTGCGCCACTACACCGGCACCTCGCCCGAGCACTTCCAGAAGTTCGTGCTGTTCACGAACTACCAGTTCTACATCGACGAATTCGTGCGGCTGGGCCATGCCATCATGAGCCGCGAGCCGTCCAGCGACGACGACGGTTATATCGCCTTCGTCGAACCGGGCAATATCGTCACGCGCCGTGCCGGCCAGGACGAGCAGCCGGGCGACGGCATGGGCGCGCCGCTGCCACGGCTGCCGCAGATGCCGGGCTACCACCTGATCCGCGCCGACGGTGCCGGCATCAGCATGGTCAATATCGGCGTCGGCCCGGCCAACGCGAAAACCATCACCGACCACATCGCCGTGCTGCGGCCGCATGCCTGGCTGATGCTGGGCCACTGCGCCGGCTTGCGCAACACGCAGCAGCTGGGCGACTACGTGCTGGCGCACGGCTACGTGCGCGAGGACCACGTGCTGGACGAGGACCTGCCGCTGTGGGTGCCGATCCCCGCGCTGGCGGAGGTGCAGGTGGCGATCGAGGCGGCGGTGGCCGAGGTGACGCAGCTGACCGGCCACGACCTGAAGCGCGTGCTGCGCACCGGCACGGTGGCCAGCACGGACAACCGCAATTGGGAGCTGCTGCCGCAGCGCACGCCCGAGCGGCGCTTCTCGCAGAGCCGGGCGGTGGCGCTGGACATGGAGAGCGCGACGATCGCGGCCAACGGCTTCCGTTTCCGGGTACCGTACGGGACGCTACTGTGCGTGTCGGACAAGCCGCTGCACGGCGAAATCAAGCTGCCGGGCATGGCCAACCAGTTCTACCGCGACCGCGTCGACCAGCACCTGCGCATCGGCATCCGCGCCATGGAAATGCTGCGCGCGCTGGGCACGGATCGGCTGCACAGCCGCAAGCTGCGCAGTTTCGCCGAGGTGGCGTTCCAATAA
- a CDS encoding winged helix-turn-helix domain-containing protein: protein MDIRLSASAPIAFGRHAFDPWRGELRTAGARPVALGACAVRVLQALIAGAGQVLTPAQLTERAWPGRAIHPSNLRVQIGVLRRALAGDRDLIGTVPGRGYVFMGETVGRGAAQSGLVGRDALLDALQRGSASTPILTLTGPAGIGKSALAGALAQRLALPTVHLRLDELAGRDDATLASAAAAGFGLAGTATAAALAAALPARPALLVLDNYDHAIDAAARLAETLARSQPALRIVATGRQTLRVDGETVVRVPPLDVRGLDGALRLLLERGCGPWLAGAAPDPDIAGAAAHLCRRLDGVPLALVLAAAQVRAQRPFGIPAILGCLRRLADAPRDLALGAASPDCTLSARHLSLHAAAAWSAPLLPAPARQALAVLARLPGWFGLWDAVALLRVHGGGGHDPVDRLALLAAHSLLLVDTSTAPARYRVALAARAWAEG, encoded by the coding sequence ATGGATATCCGACTCTCTGCCAGCGCCCCGATCGCGTTCGGCCGGCATGCGTTCGACCCCTGGCGCGGCGAGCTGCGCACGGCTGGCGCCCGTCCCGTGGCCCTGGGCGCCTGCGCCGTGCGCGTGCTGCAGGCCCTGATCGCGGGCGCCGGCCAGGTGCTGACGCCGGCCCAGTTGACGGAACGTGCCTGGCCCGGCCGCGCCATCCATCCCAGCAACCTGCGCGTGCAGATCGGCGTGCTGCGGCGCGCGCTGGCGGGCGACCGCGACCTGATCGGCACCGTGCCGGGCCGCGGCTACGTCTTTATGGGCGAGACCGTCGGGCGCGGCGCCGCGCAGTCCGGCCTGGTCGGCCGCGATGCGCTGCTCGACGCGCTGCAGCGCGGCAGTGCCAGTACGCCCATCCTGACGCTGACCGGTCCGGCCGGCATCGGCAAGTCGGCGCTGGCCGGGGCCCTGGCCCAGCGCCTGGCGCTGCCGACCGTGCACCTGCGACTGGACGAGCTGGCCGGACGCGACGACGCAACCCTCGCCAGCGCGGCGGCCGCCGGCTTCGGCCTGGCCGGCACGGCCACGGCCGCGGCCCTGGCAGCGGCGCTGCCGGCGCGCCCGGCGCTGCTGGTACTGGACAACTACGATCACGCGATCGACGCGGCCGCGCGGCTGGCCGAAACCCTGGCGCGCAGCCAGCCGGCGCTGCGCATCGTGGCAACCGGCCGGCAGACGCTGCGCGTGGATGGCGAGACGGTCGTGCGCGTGCCGCCGCTGGACGTGCGGGGGCTGGACGGGGCGCTGCGCCTGCTGCTGGAGCGCGGCTGCGGGCCGTGGCTGGCCGGCGCGGCGCCGGACCCCGACATCGCCGGCGCCGCCGCGCACCTGTGCCGCCGCCTGGATGGCGTGCCGCTGGCGCTCGTGCTGGCGGCCGCGCAGGTGCGCGCACAGCGACCGTTCGGCATCCCGGCCATCCTGGGCTGCCTGCGCCGCCTGGCCGATGCGCCGCGCGACCTGGCGCTCGGCGCTGCCTCGCCGGACTGCACGCTCAGTGCACGCCATCTCAGCCTGCATGCGGCCGCCGCCTGGAGCGCGCCGCTGTTGCCGGCGCCGGCACGCCAGGCGCTGGCCGTGCTGGCGCGGCTGCCCGGCTGGTTCGGCTTGTGGGATGCCGTGGCGTTGCTGCGCGTCCACGGCGGGGGCGGTCACGACCCGGTCGACCGGCTGGCGTTGCTGGCGGCGCACTCGCTGCTGCTGGTCGACACCAGCACGGCGCCGGCACGTTACCGCGTGGCGCTGGCGGCACGCGCCTGGGCGGAAGGCTGA